One genomic segment of Candidatus Latescibacterota bacterium includes these proteins:
- a CDS encoding SDR family NAD(P)-dependent oxidoreductase, producing the protein MKDKVVVITGASGGIGAALAEQLAAQGAALTLVARRQDALAAVAARCGARALAVAADVSERAQVKRVVAETLAKHGRIDVWVNNVGVGISRQPSQLTDEDLDDMMRYNVKSALYGMQETLPHFASRGTGQVVNVSSLLGRVPFAVQRSAYCGAKHFLNALTATFREEVQAEHPGIQISLVSPGVVYTDFGLNARHGGVDSRKIPGGQTPEEVAAVIADVIARPRPDVYTRAGAQARIAQHYAALGEDP; encoded by the coding sequence ATGAAGGACAAGGTCGTGGTCATCACCGGGGCCAGCGGCGGCATCGGCGCGGCGCTGGCCGAGCAGCTCGCGGCGCAGGGCGCGGCGCTGACGCTGGTGGCGCGCCGCCAGGACGCCCTCGCCGCGGTGGCCGCGCGCTGCGGCGCGCGCGCGCTGGCCGTGGCGGCGGACGTCAGCGAGCGCGCGCAGGTGAAGCGCGTCGTCGCGGAGACGCTGGCGAAGCATGGGCGCATCGACGTCTGGGTGAACAACGTGGGCGTGGGCATCTCGCGTCAGCCCAGCCAGCTCACGGACGAGGACCTCGACGACATGATGCGCTACAACGTCAAGAGCGCCCTCTACGGCATGCAGGAGACCCTGCCCCACTTCGCGAGCCGAGGCACGGGGCAGGTGGTGAACGTCTCCTCGCTGCTCGGACGTGTTCCCTTCGCGGTGCAGCGCTCGGCCTACTGCGGGGCCAAGCACTTCCTCAACGCGCTGACGGCCACCTTCCGCGAGGAGGTGCAGGCCGAGCACCCGGGCATCCAGATCTCGCTGGTCTCGCCGGGTGTGGTCTACACGGACTTCGGACTCAACGCCCGCCACGGCGGCGTGGACTCGCGCAAGATCCCCGGCGGCCAGACGCCCGAAGAGGTGGCCGCCGTGATCGCGGACGTCATCGCGCGCCCCCGCCCCGACGTCTACACCCGCGCGGGCGCGCAGGCCCGGATCGCCCAGCACTACGCCGCGCTCGGGGAGGATCCCTGA